A genomic segment from Chrysemys picta bellii isolate R12L10 chromosome 11, ASM1138683v2, whole genome shotgun sequence encodes:
- the LOC135974197 gene encoding uncharacterized protein LOC135974197, which produces MQSSPAVMAVQSGNRKRAPAWTDREVLDLIAVWGDESVLSELRSKRRNAKIYEKISKDMAERGYSRDATQCRVKIKELRQGYQKTKEANGRSGSHPQTSRFYEALHSILGAAATTTPPVTVDSEDGILSTAGSSDMLGDGEDEEGDEEGEAVGSSHNADFPDSQDLFITLTEIPYEASPAVTPDTESGEGSATPSATVSQPSLESHSQRLARIRHRKKRTREDMFSELMACSQAQAAQQTQWGENLTRMHQANMDREERWRQEDQQATQTLLGLLREQTDTLRRLVDVLQERRQEDRAPLQSISNRPPPPPSPIPTSPKVQRRRGGRVPAKSHSTPAESSSSRRLSFPKI; this is translated from the exons atgcagagctctccagcagtgatggccgtgcagtctgggaatagaaagagagccccagcatggactgatcgtgaagtcttggatctcatcgctgtgtggggcgatgagtccgtgctttccgagctgcgatccaaaagaaggaatgcaaagatctacgagaagatctctaaagacatggcagagagaggatacagccgggatgcaacgcagtgccgcgtgaaaatcaaggagctgagacaaggctaccagaagaccaaagaggcaaacggacgctccggatcccatccccagacatcccgtttctacgaggcactgcattccatcctcggtgcggccgccaccactaccccaccagtgaccgtggactctgaggatgggatactgtccacggccggttcctcggacatgttaggggacggggaagatgaggaaggagatgaggagggcgaggcagtcggcagctctcacaacgctgatttccccgacagccaggatctcttcatcacccttacagagatcccctacgaagcgtccccagctgttaccccggacacagaatctggtgaaggatcagcca ccccgtctgcgactgtctcacaacctagcctggaatcacactcccagaggctagcgcggattaggcataggaagaagaggacacgggaggacatgttctctgagcttatggcctgttcccaagcccaggcagcacagcagacccagtggggggagaacttgacccgaatgcaccaagccaacatggatcgggaggagaggtggcggcaggaagaccagcaggcgactcaaacgctgcttggactactgagggagcaaacggacacgctccggcgccttgtggatgttctgcaggaacggaggcaggaggacagagccccgctgcagtccatctctaaccgccctcccccgccaccaagtcccatacccacctcacccaaagtgcaaagaaggagaggcggcagagtccctgctaagtctcactccactcctgcagagagctctagtagcagaaggctctcatttcccaaaatttga